In the Streptomyces fradiae ATCC 10745 = DSM 40063 genome, CGAACGCCCGACCGACATCCGCCCCGCCCGTGGAGCCCGACCGCCCCGCCGGTCCCCCCGGCCCCGCCACCGGCCCGCCGCCCACCCGCGGGAAGCGGGCCCGCGAGGGCGGCAACGGCCGGGGCGGCGCGGAGCGATAGCGTTCCCAGCCATGTCACCCACGTCATCCGGCCCCGGCCCCACCCCCGGCCCCACCCCCGAACCCACCCCCGGCCCCACCTCACCCACCCCCTCCCACGCCCCCACGCCCACTCCACCCCCCACCCCCACCCCCGCCCGGACACCCACACCCCCACCCACACCCACCGCCATCCCCGCCCCCGCCCCCACACCCCCCACCGCCGACCGGGCGAGAACCGTCACCGTCCGCCGGGCCCGCACCAGCGACGTGCCGGCCGTCCGCCGCCTCGTCGATCCGTACGTCGCGCGCGGCATCCTCCTCGACAAAGCGACGGTGACGCTTTACGAGGACATCCAGGAGTTCTGGGTCGCCGAACGGGACGAGGACGCGGCCGTAGTGGGTTGCGGCGCCCTGCATGTGATGTGGGAAGATCTCGCCGAAGTCCGCACTCTCGCCGTCGATCCCGACTTCAAGGGCGCCGGCGTCGGCCACCAGGTGCTCGACAAGTTGCTGCACACCGCCCGCTGGCTCGGGGTGCGCCGGGTATTCTGCCTCACCTTCGAAGTGGACTTCTTCGCCAAGCACGGCTTCGTCGAGATCGGCGAGACGCCCGTCGACGGGGATGTCTACAGCGAGCTCCTGCGTTCCTATGACGAGGG is a window encoding:
- a CDS encoding amino-acid N-acetyltransferase, which gives rise to MPAPAPTPPTADRARTVTVRRARTSDVPAVRRLVDPYVARGILLDKATVTLYEDIQEFWVAERDEDAAVVGCGALHVMWEDLAEVRTLAVDPDFKGAGVGHQVLDKLLHTARWLGVRRVFCLTFEVDFFAKHGFVEIGETPVDGDVYSELLRSYDEGVAEFLGLERVKPNTLGNSRMLLHL